ATGCCCGCCTCCTTGGCCGCTGCAGCAGGTCGGGCCAGAGTACCTGGCTGACCAGCAACAGCGAGCCCAGCAGCGCCAGCGCCAGCGGCCAGGCATAGAGCGCCAAGGCCGGGCGGGCGAGAGTGGGTTGCTGGGCGACCGGTTCGAGACGGTCGAGGGTCTTGCCGATCTGCTGCAGCTCGGTCTGATTGCGTGCGCGGAAGTATTCGCCGCCGGTGGTGTCGCTGATGCTGCGCAGGCTGGTTTCGTCCAGCTCCAGCGCGCTGAAACCGAAGCTGCCGAACGCGCCGCTTTGCCGCGGTTCAGCGCCGATACCGATGGTGTAGATACGTACGCCTTCGTCGGCGGCCAGTTGTGCGGCAACCAGCGGATCGATTTCGCCGCCGTTGTTCGCCCCGTCGGTGATCAGTACCAGCACGCGGCTCTGGGCCGGACGCTGACGCAGGCGCTTGACCGCCAGGCCGATTGCATCGCCGATGGCGGTGTTCTTGCCGGCGATGCCGATCAGCGCCTCGTCCAGCCAGGTGCGCACCGTGTGGCGGTCGAAGGTCAGCGGCGCCTGCAGGTAGGCCTGACTGCCGAACAGGATCAGGCCGACGCGATCACCACGGCGGCCTTCGATGAAATCGCCGAGCAGGCGCTTGACCAGTTCCAGGCGGCTGATTGGCTCGTCATTCCACTGCATGTCGGCGTAATCCATGGAGCCGGAGATATCCACGGCAAGCAGCAGATCACGGCCGCTGGCCGGCAGCGGCAAGG
The sequence above is drawn from the Pseudomonas sp. Z8(2022) genome and encodes:
- a CDS encoding vWA domain-containing protein — its product is MFEFAWPWVFLLAPLPWLLHLLLPPADSGDAALRVGFMDELQALSGRRARAALPSWRQQAPLVLLWCLLLCAAARPQWVGEPLPLPASGRDLLLAVDISGSMDYADMQWNDEPISRLELVKRLLGDFIEGRRGDRVGLILFGSQAYLQAPLTFDRHTVRTWLDEALIGIAGKNTAIGDAIGLAVKRLRQRPAQSRVLVLITDGANNGGEIDPLVAAQLAADEGVRIYTIGIGAEPRQSGAFGSFGFSALELDETSLRSISDTTGGEYFRARNQTELQQIGKTLDRLEPVAQQPTLARPALALYAWPLALALLGSLLLVSQVLWPDLLQRPRRRA